The sequence below is a genomic window from bacterium.
TGCCAGTTCCGCCACCCCGGCATATCCTTAGACATCATGCACTTATCGCGGTCTTTGTCATCCGTTCGGCCGCGTCTTCGGCGTCACTTGTGCCATAAACGTGCGATGCAACGGAAGGCGCGGACATCCTGTCCAGCGTCGCGTATGTGTGCGCCGCGGTCGCGTGCGCGTACCGCTCTATCATCCGCAAGCTCGACCATCCGCCGTGCTTCATCAGCTCGGCGACGGTGCCGCCGGCCTCCATGTAGCGGGTTGCCCAGGTGTGCCGCGTGTCGTGGACTCGAATCTTCCGAAGACCGGCGCGCCTGAGCGCCCCTTGCCAGCCGTCTTTGATGTCGCGCAGGGGACTGCCGTCCGCCTGAGAGAAGACGTACT
It includes:
- a CDS encoding tyrosine-type recombinase/integrase, encoding YVFSQADGSPLRDIKDGWQGALRRAGLRKIRVHDTRHTWATRYMEAGGTVAELMKHGGWSSLRMIERYAHATAAHTYATLDRMSAPSVASHVYGTSDAEDAAERMTKTAISA